Proteins from one Cryptomeria japonica chromosome 4, Sugi_1.0, whole genome shotgun sequence genomic window:
- the LOC131057093 gene encoding cytochrome P450 93A3-like has translation MDLSIIITLLSALGAYKIFKILFGGSKKSLLPPGPMALPLIGHLHLLGTHPHQALQKLSVKYGPLMQIRLGSVLSVVVSSPDMAKEFLKTHESKFASRPQSAAIKYMAYNCADFSFAPYGPYWKYMRKICMNELLNGRQLDNFWPVRTQELGFFMETILKNSVQGQVIDVGSELISMASNVISRMAMSTRCSGTDTEAVECRKLLKEVALLTGKFNLGDFIYVCKNLDLQGYEKQMKDVHKRFDYFIEKILKQHEAEAEAGGGADSDGRPKDLIDILFSISNNEEAEMKLTRENIKAFILDIFAAGTDTSAITTEWAFSELMRNPRIMKKVPEEVDFVVGSERLVEDSDIPKMSYLQAIVKETLRLHSPAPLAVRESTEDCNIEGYFIPAKTRVFVNIWAIGQDPNYWENPLEFQPERFLSNDACTSIDVRGQHFHLIPFGSGRRGCPGTSLALYFIHATLAAMIQCFDWKVNDGEEIDMEEGVGLTISRANPLKCKATPRFSQLPTWESS, from the exons ATGGATCTTTCAATAATTATTACCTTGCTTAGTGCATTAGGAGCATATAAAATCTTCAAAATCCTGTTTGGTGGTAGCAAGAAGAGTCTGCTGCCACCAGGTCCAATGGCTTTGCCATTAATAGGGCATCTACATTTACTAGGAACTCATCCCCATCAAGCTCTGCAAAAACTAAGCGTAAAATATGGCCCTCTGATGCAAATACGTTTGGGATCTGTACTTTCTGTTGTGGTCTCTTCTCCAGATATGGCAAAGGAGTTTCTGAAGACCCATGAAAGTAAATTTGCATCAAGGCCCCAATCTGCTGCCATAAAATACATGGCCTACAACTGTGCAGATTTCTCTTTTGCTCCCTATGGCCCATACTGGAAGTACATGAGGAAGATCTGCATGAATGAGCTTCTGAATGGCAGGCAATTAGACAATTTCTGGCCTGTTAGAACCCaagaattagggtttttcatggagacaattttgaagaatTCTGTTCAAGGGCAGGTTATTGATGTGGGTTCTGAGTTGATTTCCATGGCTAGTAATGTTATATCCAGAATGGCCATGAGCACAAGGTGCTCTGGTACTGATACAGAGGCTGTTGAATGCAGGAAGCTCTTGAAGGAGGTTGCACTTTTGACTGGGAAGTTTAATCTGGGTGACTTTATatatgtgtgcaagaatcttgaTTTGCAGGGTTATGAGAAACAGATGAAAGATGTACACAAACGTTTTGATTACTTCATTGAGAAAATCTTGAAGCAGCATGAAGCAGAAGCAGAAGCAGGAGGAGGTGCTGATAGTGATGGGAGGCCCAAGGATCTTATTGACATTCTCTTCTCCATTTCCAATAATGAAGAAGCAGAGATGAAGCTTACCAGGGAGAACATCAAGGCATTCATCCTG GACATATTTGCTGCGGGTACTGATACTTCAGCCATTACAACAGAATGGGCATTCTCAGAACTTATGAGAAATCCTCGGATTATGAAAAAAGTTCCTGAAGAAGTAGATTTTGTTGTGGGAAgtgaaagacttgttgaagattcggatattccaaaaatgagttATCTTCAAGCAATAGTGAAGGAGACCTTACGCTTGCATTCTCCAGCACCCTTAGCAGTGAGGGAATCCACAGAGGATTGTAATATAGAAGGCTACTTTATTCCTGCAAAGACCCGAGTTTTTGTTAACATTTGGGCCATAGGACAAGACCCAAATTATTGGGAGAATCCTCTTGAATTTCAACCAGAGAGGTTTCTTAGCAATGATGCATGTACTAGTATTGATGTGAGGGGTCAACACTTTCATCTTATACCTTTTGGTAGTGGTAGAAGAGGATGTCCTGGAACCTCACTTGCCTTGTATTTCATTCACGCAACCTTGGCTGCCATGATTCAGTGTTTTGATTGGAAGGTAAATGATGGAGAAGAGATTGACATGGAGGAAGGTGTTGGCTTGACAATTTCTAGGGCCAATCCTTTGAAATGCAAGGCCACCCCTAGGTTTTCCCAGCTTCCCACTTGGGAATCTAGTTAG